One window of the Brevibacterium limosum genome contains the following:
- the ykgO gene encoding type B 50S ribosomal protein L36, with the protein MKVRRSLRSLKSQPGSQVVRRRGRVYVINKKNPRFKARQG; encoded by the coding sequence ATGAAGGTTCGCCGTTCTCTGCGTTCGCTGAAGTCCCAGCCCGGCTCGCAGGTGGTCCGCCGCCGCGGACGCGTCTACGTCATCAACAAGAAGAATCCTCGGTTTAAGGCCCGCCAGGGCTGA